AGATTAAATCTGAGGCACcatttcatcgaacacctCAAGTGCTTAAAACACCTTCTGAACccctcttcatcttcctctaGTAGCACATCATTAAAACGAATTTAGGCTCACCACAGAACATTTGGCCTAATAGCAGCTagccgcagcggcagccggCAGCACACAACAAGCAGGCAACACAACAAGCAAGCAACAGCTAGCGAGCGGCACAGGGgcacagcagcagcggcaaaACACAGcaagcaggagcagcagctagctagttcTAGGGCAAGTTCGCGCGGCAGGAGGAGTACCTCCGCGAGTTGGACAAGGTGCTCGCGTTGGTGGGCTGCTTCTGCCTCTTCGACCTCTTCTTCATGTCCTAACCGTGACTGGTGTGGTGGCTGAGCGACGGTGAGTGCCACATGAGGAAGAGCCACGGCCTCATCCAGCCCATCATCGCTGGCGTCGTCGACGAGTGCAAGGTGGCGTGATCTGCAGCAAGCAGCTTGcaaggcgcgcggctcgcgagcggcggcggcagcctcaAGCTCAGAGAGAAGACGTGGGGGATGGTGGCGGTAGGGACTGGGGAGAGGAAAAATCAGCTGCGAGCATCCTCCGAGTGTTCGTATGCATCAGAAAGAATACGAAGAAGATGGCTGTCCGTTCGCTCATCGAACATCGTGGAATGCGTCAGTGCGTAAGGAAGTTTTCCAGCCGGCTGGAAAATAGATTTTCTGAATGTTTATTATTTCTGAGATGTTTTGTACTCATAATTTACGACAGTAAAATTGGGCACAATCCCAGCCCTCTCAGGCCACCTACATTTTCGGCCGTCGGATCTACCGTCTAGACGAAATCTGGCCTCCCATTTGGGCTTTTGTCCTATGGAGCTGCTGCTCCCGAAGAAAAATCGAAGGCTTTACGTTAATGGGGCCGATCGGGCCGCCTGGACCAAGCTGGGCCGACCAACCGAGTTGTCCATGTCTCCGTCCACAACTCCAAGCAGAGGaagcaagaaaaggaaaaaaaatctcccgGCCTCGCTCCGACCCTCTCCCATGTGCACCACTGCGCCGCCTACTATCCCAGTCCCAGGCTGCCTTCTCACCTTCCCCTCATCGCTGCCCCTCTCTGGGCTTCCCCAACGCCCGCCGTGCCGCCTCATCTCCCCCtccggcctccgcctccgcctccgcctccattTCCCCCTAACGTCCCTCTGATATCTTCCCTTCAATTCGCGACGTCGCTTCACGGGTGCCCATCCCAATCCGCGGTGGCTTCTTTCGCCGCCAGAGAAGAAGGGCCTGCATCAACCTTGATGTGCTGAATTCATGGAAGATGatgtcaccggcggcgacctaGGGTACCACCTTGCATCCTGGTCGTGGGCTTCTACAACCACCGCTGACCATTGCGTCGGGGCAGGTGGAGCACGACCATGTCTCCAACCGCTTCCCTGCCCGTTCCCTACACAACGGTCTCCCCGTGCCCTTGGAGAATTCTACAGGACCCCAAAGAAGTTTCTTACTGCTGTTGAATTTGTTTGTAAGTTCCTAGTTTTGCAGATTGGTTTTATTTGTTAAAGATCTTATGTTGTTTCTACAAACTGAATCTTCTCCATGTAGCATCATGATCTAATActacaaaaataacaaaaagcATGGGGAAGCCTGAGAAAAGAAATGATAGTGGACACAAGCAGTTCAGGGTGTGACGAGACAATATTAAGAAATTTACTTTGAAGGTACTCGAAATATCTGATCTGGAACCTTTCTTCTTGCTTGGCTGTCCAGTTCTGCATTGCATGATACTTCTTATGTTATAATCAGATTTGAGCTAGCAGAGGAAGGTAAGTTTCTAATCTAATAGGTATGTTTCCATCTATCACAGCCTTGACCACAGGATGGAATGCATTTGTCAACAgaaccctttttctttttcagaacCTTGTGTTTGAGGATGCAGCACTGTACCTTCAGTAATGATTTATAGCTCATGATGCCATTCACTGGAACCTAAGCTAGCTTTCATTTTGGTCATGATTTTTCATTCTCCTCCATAGGTGAAATTAAAGATTCTGCTAAAAATTGTATCCCCTTTTCTTTCACTTCATAACCATGTTTGAAGTCATAGTAGTCTATGTGATGTTGTCATGAAAGTATTTTCACATTTtgtacatgcatgtttttgtattttctgtggCATGTCGTGCATCGTACCTACTGATTTCCATAGCTGAACCTTCATGGCAATGTGGACATCATGAATTATTGAGTGTTCTACTCAGGTCATAATTGCAGACAGTACACAAGACAGTCAATCTCGCCTTCCCTCTTCAATTACAAACTTCTCGTTCAACCAAAAGGAAAAGACTCTTGATGACCTGATACAAGATCGTTGGCTGTCATATACATCCCCGGGCAACATTGGTCTTGGCATTAGATCATTTCTTGATCTTCGAAGCTGGTTTCGCAGTAATGATATCCCATCATGCGAGGTTTGCAATGAAGCTGGTATAAAGGTAACTTCACTCTGAGAGGGCATTTGCTTGTTCTTGTTATTTACTCCGCACCATATACTCTACAGACGTCTTTTTAGAATCTTTGCAAACTTGTCTTCTAGAATCTCTGCAAATGTTGTTGTGCTCTAATATCTGTATTATTTGCATTCACAACAGGCATCAACTTGTCCTAACGAGGGGTGCAATGTAAGAATCCATAGCTATTGTCTTAAGAAGAAATTTTCACAACGCAAGGTAGTTTCCTAAATCCAGCTCCACTGCTCCTCGTGTTGACGTCAGACTCAGAGTCACGGTTTGCTAATTTATTTGCACATACAGGCTTCGAGAGCTTGTCCTGGTTGTTCTACAGAATGGCCTCGGcaggaagacgaagacgatgaCGATGAGGATACAAATGAACCTGAGGAAGGCCAGGAGGCCCCATCAGCCCCACATCAGCTGTTCGTTCTTCAAGGAAGAGACGCAAAGGAGTCAAAGCTGAGCTGGTTGAAGAAGCTGAACGCGCAGGCCTGTCATCCGCGATGCCTAGGAGAAGTTCGAGGCGTGCCAAGGCTGAGGTTGCCCAGGAGGCATCATCATCCGCAGTAGCTTCTCAGCCAACCAGGTCTTCcaggagaaggaagaattGATGAGATTGGTCTTCTCTTGCTTGCGAGGTCAACGATGCAATGCTGCTTTTGTGATGTACATACCATAGCCAGTATCTACTAGGGAAATGCCTAATTTGCACTTTCGTTCTGCACCACATGTCTGGGCCTTGAGATTGGTGATGGCCTGTATTCAAAATGTATTAGTCATATAAAATTATGTATATGCACTGAGGGCAGTGAGGCCCAGGCGCCCAGCACGTGGGGGTCTCGGTCTCTCTCCCCATATGCATCGTCTTCTCTACCGATCTCTCTTCCCATGGCATCTAGTTCGAGTAGCCGACGGGATTCCATCAAATAGGTCTTTTGGACTGTGATTTTAGTCAATTTTGCACGATGGTACGTGGCCTCCCGCACCATGTATTCCACTGCGAGCGGCATAGTCAGGCCAAATCCTGCCCCAAGCGATCGGAGTAGTAAGTGTGAGCAATTGACAAGAATGGGctgtagcaaaaaaaaatgcccaGCCGAAACTGGGATTCCAGAATTGTatcattccttttttttgacaacGAATTGTATCATTCCTTAGTCATGAAGCATTCGTCAGATCGTCAATGAGGCTGTCTCCAGTTCACGATATTCATTGCAAAGATTTAACAGAATCTTCTTAATTAAGCTGTCTATTAAATATGGTACGTCATGTAATTTAGCTTTTAAAGGCTTGCCATATTAACCCTTCCCACTTCCCAGCCCATTATAAATAAGGGTCGCTGGAGgatgaacaaagaaaaatagcTTGACAATTCATTATTTTCTACGATATGTTAGAACACACAGCAACTACACTGATTATTGTTCTATCATATATTGTTTTCGCTTTGGGAGATGGAACATCTACTCATCAGGATGCAGTCAAGACCGTTCTGGTACCCATAAAAAGCATTACTTTCTCtaccatttctttgatataaCATTGTTCTAGGGTTCTAAGATGTATCGTGATCTTTACAATAGACTGAAGATGGTGATATCTTCGAGTGTATCGATATACACAAACAACCGACTCTTAGTCATCCATCGCTGAAGAGCCACAAAGTTCAGGTCGGTTTCTTGTCAGCGTATTTTTGTTTATGTATAAAGTACATCATGTCACCAAAAAATTCCAATGGTTAATTTCATGGATGGTAGTACCCTCATGGACGCTAATTAAGCACATAGGAGTAAAGATTTGGAACGATTGACAATACAATAATGTTATGGCAAGAAGGGGTGAGTTGCCTTACTATCACAGGATGTACTGTCAACTATAGAGCCAAACATCGGCCTGCGCGTTCCGTTAGACCAAACTGTTCAGTTCGATTCTTTTGGTTCACAAAGATGATCGGTTGGTTTCTAAAGAACAACTAACCTAGGTTTTGGTCCTCCGAAAAAATTCGGTTCTGTCTCAGTTCTTAACCGAGGAGAACGATGTTCGCTGCAGCATCGACGAGATGGTCGCACTCCCCATCACAGATTCACAGGGATGTGGGAAGTTAATGGTGGCCTTGGGCAGGCCCTGAATCATGTCTCGGCAAGGATTTTTCAGGCCGGGTGAGGCACGAGTCACGTGGTGGGCcgggtattttttttccattatAGGCACGTGGGCCGGCTTGGGCACGGCCCTGAAAAAGATGGCTCGGTCCGGTACACGGGCCTGGCCGTGCATGACCTGTCACGAAAGCCCGCACGGGTCAAAAAGTGGGCTGCATCCATCCCCTCACTTTTGTtttctaattaaaaaaaatcccgaACAGGCAAAAGCAGCGGGATGCAACTTCCTCTTGCCCCCAaactattccctccgatccataataagcatcactgatttagtacagCTTAGTaataaatcagcgacacttatttaGTAagaaatcagcgacacttattatgtatcggaTGGAGTATGTATAATTCTACGATAGTTTCTCAAAAATATAGAGTCAACGTGGTTTACCTGTTGAAACAGATGAAACCTAGCACTTTTTCGTATGAGCTTCAAAACCGGTCTTCATCTGTAACTACCAAGTCATTGGCACAAGTTCCTACCATTTCATGCCCAAGAGGAACAGCACCCATATTACAAGACAGAAAAGGTGACATCAAAATTTTTGAAGGTTTCCACACGATGGATGGTCCTAGTGGAGAGGTATGTTTCTGCTTTGTAggtctgttttttttacttataCAATTTCcagaaatctagtacaatagAGATTTGAGATTGAATCCATTACACACTCGTGAACTAATAGTGTTGGATGTTCAATTCAATTAATGCATACTATTCCAATGGTGTTGTCATTTATAATAATATGCTAAACTTTCTTAAAAGAATAGATACTTCACTTACTAATTAATTGGAAAATTCAGCTTAAAACTACTACCTccttccataattcttgtctcaaatttgccaaaaaaggatgtatctattcctaaaaagcatctagatacatataatattttgacaagaattatggaactgAGAGAGTAGCTTGGAAGAAAAATTacaattaattaaaaaaagagtTACACGACTAACTTGATATCCCGTTATTCCAGAAATCTATGTAAGTTATCTGAATTTGTTTGAAAAAAGGGAGTGTTATTTGCTTCAATTGATTTTAATATTTAAAATGTTACATTGAATGATACTTAACTAATAAAGTTAAATACAGACGCACTTGCTGATGaaaatctgcaaaaaaaaaaacatatattacTTAATTAATAGGGTTAAAGTCCTCGTAGACTTTAATTAGGTTCATATTGCTTATACTATCGGTCCCCCATATAGCTCCTAGCATGATATATATGGTTTCTGCATATACTTCACATAGTTccatttttatatatttttgttctcAATCATTTCATaacaaataatatattttttgtagcTGGCGGTCATCAAAACAGTAGATGATATATATGGCTCTCGTGTTTCGATAAATGTTTATGAGCCAAAAGTGAAAGAAAAGACCGAAGATTTAAGTGCATCTTGGGTCTTGATGTTAAACAAAGAGAATGCCAGTCGTATGGAATCTGTTGGCGCTGGTTCTGTTGTAAGTGTAGATACATCTGTACATCGCTGATGCAATTAGGCAATAAATAGTCATGTGCATTAAAACATGTTACATGCATCCAGAATTGTGCGATAAAATAACTTATATTTGACCTCTCACAGCTGCTTTCCAGGGATACTAATTAAAGTATTCAGGGCCAATCTTAGCATTGGCATGTTTAGCTAACCATAGACATATCGCACTTGTATTGTTAATACAATTTAGCTTGAGCTGTTTTCTGAATTTGCACATCGGTCATTTTAAAAACAACCTTTGCAGGTATGGCCGGCCTTTAGTGGTGATAATTTTGCCAGACTTCACATTAATTGGGTAACAACTATTTCatattcaattttttttacaaaatatCTCTTTGATATGAACTTACATCATCCGTTAACATATTTTCTTCTCGCAGAGGGACAACACCCGCGATGCTCTATGCTATGACCATCGGTGTCCTGGTTTTGTGCATGTTAATTCAAGAATTGGTCTTGGGTCAAAAATACAACCAGTTTCTGTTTATAATGGTCCTCAACATTTCATAGACGTTCTTTTATTTAAGGTATTGTTCCTAGGCTTACAATTTGTTTGCCTAATCATTTGACAAATAGTTATGCCATAACCTTTTTCCAAACCTGCATTGATCGTATAATCTTAATGTTACAAAGTTTTGCTTGGTCCATATCAACATATCAATGGATATAAAATTATGTAAGA
The Brachypodium distachyon strain Bd21 chromosome 2, Brachypodium_distachyon_v3.0, whole genome shotgun sequence genome window above contains:
- the LOC112270699 gene encoding LOW QUALITY PROTEIN: non-structural maintenance of chromosomes element 1 homolog (The sequence of the model RefSeq protein was modified relative to this genomic sequence to represent the inferred CDS: deleted 2 bases in 1 codon) is translated as MGKPEKRNDSGHKQFRCSTQVIIADSTQDSQSRLPSSITNFSFNQKEKTLDDLIQDRWLSYTSPGNIGLGIRSFLDLRSWFRSNDIPSCEVCNEAGIKASTCPNEGCNVRIHSYCLKKKFSQRKASRACPGCSTEWPRQEDEDDDDEDTNEPEEGQEAPSAPHAVRSSRKRRKGVKAELVEEAERAGLSSAMPRRSSRRAKAEVAQEASSSAVASQPTRSSRRRKN
- the LOC112271048 gene encoding uncharacterized protein LOC112271048 yields the protein MLEHTATTLIIVLSYIVFALGDGTSTHQDAVKTVLTEDGDIFECIDIHKQPTLSHPSLKSHKVQMKPSTFSYELQNRSSSVTTKSLAQVPTISCPRGTAPILQDRKGDIKIFEGFHTMDGPSGELAVIKTVDDIYGSRVSINVYEPKVKEKTEDLSASWVLMLNKENASRMESVGAGSVVWPAFSGDNFARLHINWRDNTRDALCYDHRCPGFVHVNSRIGLGSKIQPVSVYNGPQHFIDVLLFKDPNTKNWWFLLGGTPVGYWPSSIFTHLKDKVTEAA